The Fragaria vesca subsp. vesca linkage group LG2, FraVesHawaii_1.0, whole genome shotgun sequence genome includes a window with the following:
- the LOC101307366 gene encoding ER lumen protein retaining receptor-like, with protein sequence MKGGKGATHAVATWVRRQPPKIKAFLAVVSGMSALVLLRMIVHDHDNLFVAAEAVHSLGISVLIYKLMKEKTCAGISLKSQELTALFLAVRLYCSLVMEYDIHTILDSATLVTTLWVIYMIRFKLRSSYMDDKDNFAIYYVVIPCALLSLAVHPTTHHFIVNRIGWAFCVYLEAVSVLPQLRLMQNTKIVEPFTAHYVFALGVARFLSCAHWVLQVMDTRGQLLTTLGYGFWPCMVLLSEIVQTFILADFCYYYVKSAVDGQLVLRLPSGVV encoded by the exons ATGAAGGGAGGCAAAGGAGCCACCCACGCGGTTGCGACATGGGTCCGGCGACAGCCGCCGAAGATCAAGGCGTTTTTGGCGGTGGTGTCGGGTATGTCCGCCTTGGTGCTCTTACGTATGATCGTCCACGACCACGACAACCTCTTCGTGGCAGCCGAGGCTGTCCACTCCCTCGGAATATCCGTCCTCATCTACAAGCTTATGAAAGAGAAGACCTGTGCCG GGATTTCACTCAAGTCGCAGGAATTGACGGCTCTGTTTCTAGCTGTTAGGCTGTACTGTAGTTTGGTTATGGAATATGACATACATACGATACTGGATTCGGCTACATTGGTGACCACGCTTTGGGTTATTTATATGATTCGGTTTAAGCTCAGGTCTAGCTACATGGATGACAAGGACAACTTCGCTATCTACTATGTG GTGATTCCTTGTGCTCTGCTTTCATTAGCTGTACATCCCACGACCCATCATTTTATTGTAAACCGAATTGGATGGGCATTCTGTGTTTATCTTGAAGCCGTATCAGTACTACCTCAGCTTCGACTCATGCAAAACACTAAG ATTGTTGAACCATTTACGGCACATTATGTTTTTGCCCTGGGAGTCGCACGGTTCTTGAGTTGCGCACATTGGGTCCTCCAG GTAATGGATACTCGAGGACAGTTACTGACAACTTTAGGTTATGGGTTCTGGCCTTGTATGGTTCTTCTCTCAGAAATTGTCCAGACTTTCATACTTGCAGATTTTTGCTACTACTACGTCAAAAG TGCTGTTGATGGGCAACTTGTTCTACGCCTACCCTCTGGAGTTGTCTAA
- the LOC101310381 gene encoding WEB family protein At1g75720-like: MMKRAEIDTRQPFRSVKEAVALFGERVLAGEVYATKLKQLQDEASENGHGTSKIGTVTAELEETKQNLQKAKQESELMETCLSSLKQELDRTKRELQQLKEREYDKHFIESDETEDVKIVEDDHSTKIENKNSTQRNNVADMNDVGLEFQKKRYVTFAHPPSVAKVMIPQGGAGVEKLERQSSLKKKKKKPLIPLIAGIFSKKKGSDPVAYA, encoded by the exons ATGATGAAGAGGGCGGAGATCGATACGAGGCAACCGTTCCGCTCAGTGAAGGAAGCTGTCGCATTGTTCGGCGAACGAGTTCTTGCCGGGGAGGTCTATGCCACCAAGCTTAAACAG TTGCAGGATGAAGCAAGTGAAAATGGGCATGGCACATCCAAAATTGGAACTGTAACAGCTGAGCTAGAAGAGACAAAGCAGAACCTCCAGAAAGCTAAACAAGAAAGTGAGCTAATGGAAACTTGCCTTTCTTCTCTGAAACAAGAGCTTGATCGGACAAAGCGAGAGCTGCAGCAACTCAAGGAAAGGGAATATGACAAACACTTTATAGAATCCGATGAGACTGAAGACGTTAAGATTGTTGAGGACGATCATTCAACCAAAATCGAAAACAAAAACAGCACACAAAGAAACAACGTAGCTGATATGAATGATGTTGGACTTGAATTCCAAAAGAAGAGATATGTGACATTTGCGCATCCACCTTCTGTGGCAAAAGTAATGATTCCACAAGGTGGTGCTGGTGTTGAGAAACTGGAAAGGCAGTCATCGCTTAAGAAGAAGAAAAAGAAGCCACTGATTCCTCTAATCGCAGGCATCTTTTCGAAGAAGAAAGGAAGCGATCCGGTAGCTTATGCTTGA
- the LOC101307955 gene encoding AP-2 complex subunit sigma-like, with product MFTPGFSFTSEQRLTGAQRNDIAANVSKICSEGFGPLLRFCSPFLSLKSSTSTTMIRFILLQNRQGKTRLAKYYVPLEDSEKHKVEYEVHRLVVNRDPKFTNFVEFRTHKVIYRRYAGLFFSLCVDITDNELAYLECIHLFVEILDHFFSNVCELDLVFNFHKVYLILDEFILAGELQETSKKAIIERMGELEKLE from the exons ATGTTCACACCCGGTTTCTCTTTTACCTCGGAGCAACGACTCACCGGGGCACAACGAAACGACATCGCAGCAAACGTTAGCAAAATTTGCTCCGAAGGCTTTGGGCCTCTCCTCCGCTTCTGTTCCCCATTTCTCTCTCTAAAATCTTCGACTTCAACAACAATG ATCCGGTTCATATTGTTACAGAACCGCCAGGGAAAGACACGTTTAGCTAAGTACTACGTTCCTCTCGAGGATTCCGAGAAGCACAAAGTCGAATACGAG GTTCATCGTTTGGTGGTTAATAGAGATCCCAAGTTCACCAATTTCGTTGAG TTCCGTACACACAAGGTGATCTACAGGCGATATGCCGGGTTGTTTTTCTCGCTGTGTGTTGATATAACTGATAATGAGTTGGCCTATTTGGAATGCATTCATCTATTCGTCGAGATTTTGGATCATTTCTTCAGCAACGTTTGCGAGCTTGATTTGGTCTTCAACTTTCACAAG GTCTATCTGATACTTGACGAATTCATTCTTGCTGGAGAGCTCCAAGAAACAAGCAAGAAG GCGATTATAGAGAGAATGGGGGAACTGGAAAAGCTGGAGTGA
- the LOC101310091 gene encoding uncharacterized protein LOC101310091, with translation MDKLGAIRLKQPSGNTFVSGVGVLLEKTKKERIRKLSAIGSFKMGCDVSDREDVELPSKRFKLPRKFSSDCNGVHLGSVPRKLRSAMKKRHPQSTSPSLPHSRKLMSGIESLSCDGVKKPCLKQGDRSHKETVSGPITKDEEEVVETLYALAGLVFPNNEANGNSKVDSEAFDANTSALPESKNSPKPAVEVGDIKLDPVFPCRAASSTSQSFIERTDQVDLLNKPGTQSQPKLPNSGKSCIESDNNIPQNQTNIPSLSAKVEQCNEKPFGNAVNFRDPSELSLDSRLKQTVEQKTSDFGRKPENSVELGTNIGSQVQKHEMLQESRKKGSGLWPGLSSNVSQARSDSPLPQSPAATLPPWMDAPCSTSKALAPNGSSFAKVTKVVDGRRSCKKYAVHVYISHLIQSLKSSENKDKLMLQPSQMRAHEGSRQGAFLGFNTFTNVKSGFNEAVSSSSISISTAENVSNEAKNGILQHKKLHLDQPSSTLASGVHTSPKQTFDFLSLSAGGGSLEINDSFSRGRYGMELLSQAQLPYLHSSVQHHNLIPFSLNRSRYNSSASLDSPSVSQQGQLLPSYGNKFCGPQANATALTEQPIQPQQLHLRQQQQQLHLQQQQHQHQQQLQLHLQQQQQRLWAAQLATQYRPAGTLAATEPSPSWQNIKQDNCKLIQCGQALLSPSPSTLELVGPKYAPLSQHQQQLMAVTSFPPGRVNQHLPSVYEESVGGYRAASALPLQLLCNERL, from the exons ATGGACAAGCTCGGAGCCATTCGGCTTAAGCAGCCCTCTGGAAACACCTTCGTCTCTG GTGTTGGTGTGCTGCTTGAGAAAACGAAGAAGGAGAGGATTAGGAAATTGAGTGCTATTGGGAGCTTCAAAATGGGTTGTGATGTGTCTGATAGAGAAGATGTGGAGCTCCCCAGTAAGAGATTTAAGCTACCCAGAAAG TTTTCGAGTGACTGCAATGGCGTTCATCTGGGCTCTGTTCCGAGGAAGCTGCGTTCAG CAATGAAGAAGCGCCATCCTCAGTCTACATCTCCTTCTTTACCACATTCAAGGAAGCTAATGAGTGGCATTGAGTCTCTCAGCTGCGATGGTGTAAAGAAACCATGCTTG AAACAAGGTGACAGATCCCATAAAGAGACTGTTTCTGGGCCTATCACAAAAGATGAGGAAGAAGTTGTGGAGACCTTGTATGCTTTGGCTGGATTGGTGTTCCCCAACAATGAAGCAAATGGTAATAGCAAAGTAGACTCTGAAGCTTTTGATGCAAATACTTCAGCTTTGCCAGAGTCGAAGAACAGTCCTAAGCCTGCAGTTGAAG TTGGAGACATCAAACTGGATCCAGTTTTCCCCTGTAGAGCTGCCAGCTCCACCAGTCAATCTTTCATAGAAAGAACCGATCAAGTTGATTTACTGAACAAACCGGGTACTCAATCTCAGCCTAAATTGCCCAACAGTGGCAAGTCCTGTATAGAATCGGATAATAACATCCCTCAGAATCAAACAAACATTCCTTCCTTGTCAGCTAAGGTTGAACAGTGCAATGAAAAGCCTTTTGGCAATGCTGTCAACTTCCGTGATCCATCTGAGTTAAGCCTGGACAGTCG GTTAAAGCAAACTGTGGAACAGAAGACCTCAGATTTTGGGAGAAAACCAGAAAATTCAGTGGAGCTG GGCACAAACATTGGGAGTCAAGTTCAAAAACATGAGATGCTCCAGGAATCCAGGAAGAAAG GTTCAGGATTGTGGCCTGGCTTGTCTTCAAATGTCTCGCAAGCTAGGAGTGATAGTCCACTTCCGCA GAGCCCTGCTGCTACACTGCCACCCTGGATGGATGCTCCATGTTCGACCTCCAAAGCGCTGGCCCCAAATGGTTCTTCTTTTGCGAAG GTTACAAAAGTTGTCGATGGTAGAAGATCGTGTAAGAAATATGCAGTTCATGTCTACATAAGTCATTTGATCCAGTCTCTTAAAAGCTCTGAGAACAAAGATAAGTTAATGTTACAACCTAGTCAGATGAGAGCACATGAAGGATCCAGACAAGGGGCTTTTCTGGGATTTAATACCTTTACTAATGTTAAAAGTGGTTTCAATGAGGCTGTTTCCAGTAGTAGCATAAGTATCTCTACTGCTGAAAATGTTTCAAATGAAGCTAAGAACGGCATTCTTCAGCACAAGAAGCTCCATCTAGATCAGCCATCGTCTACTTTGGCATCTGGGGTACACACTTCACCAAAACAG ACTTTTGATTTCCTTTCATTGTCAGCTGGAGGTGGCAGCTTGGAAATTAATGATAGTTTTAGTAGAGGTAGATATGGGATGGAGCTGTTATCACAAGCCCAACTTCCTTATCTTCATTCTTCTGTGCAGCATCACAATCTCATTCCTTTCTCTTTGAACCGGTCTCGCTACAACTCTTCTGCTTCCCTCGACAGTCCCTCTGTGTCACAGCAG GGCCAACTACTACCTTCGTATGGCAACAAATTCTGTGGTCCTCAAGCAAATGCCACAGCCTTGACAGAACAACCAATTCAACCCCAACAGTTACATCTGCGGCAGCAACAACAACAATTACATTTGCAGCAGCAGCAGCATCAACATCAGCAACAACTACAATTGCATCTGCAGCAGCAACAGCAAAGGCTTTGGGCAGCTCAGTTGGCGACTCAATACAGGCCAGCGGGAACTTTGGCAGCCACAGAACCCTCACCGAGCTGGCAAAATATAAAGCAGGACAATTGTAAACTGATTCAATGTGGACAAGCTCTCCTTTCTCCTTCTCCTTCAACACTTGAACTAGTTGGTCCCAAGTATGCACCACTATCTCAGCATCAGCAGCAACTAATGGCAGTCACTTCTTTTCCTCCCGGCAGGGTAAACCAGCATCTGCCTTCTGTATATGAGGAGTCTGTAGGTGGGTACCGTGCTGCGAGTGCACTGCCATTACAATTACTCTGCAATGAGCGCCTCTGA
- the LOC101308249 gene encoding hexokinase-2, chloroplastic-like — protein MSVTAATSPSVGSFHLCRRSTRPAGLPRFRMTVRSTAVSVTPLVTKLRKECATPLPLLRHVADAMAADMRAGLAGDGGSDLKMILSYVDSLPTGNEKGLFYALDLGGTNFRVLRVQLGGKEERVIATEFDQVSIPKDLMFGTSEELFDFIASGLAKFAENEGNKFHLPAGTKREIGFTFSFPVKQTSVDSGILIKWTKGFSVSGTAGRDVVACLNEAMERLGLDMRVSALVNDTVGTLAGARYWDDDVMVAVILGTGTNACYVERVDAVPKLQNHASSSGSTIINTEWGAFSNGLPLTEFDRDMDAASINPGEQIFEKTISGMYLGEIVRRVLLKMAEADALFGDPILEKLSTPFALRTPDVCAMQQDTSDDLQDVGSILYNVAGVESNLSARKIVVEVCDTIVKRGGRLAGAGIVGILQKMEEDSKGVIFGKRTVVAMDGGLYENYPQYRTYLSEAVTELLGDDIAKNVVIEHSKDGSGIGAALLAAANSKYL, from the exons ATGTCAGTTACAGCTGCCACGTCACCCTCGGTCGGGTCCTTCCACCTCTGCCGCCGATCAACTAGGCCGGCGGGTCTCCCTCGGTTCAGGATGACCGTCCGATCTACTGCCGTTTCTGTCACTCCTCTGGTGACCAAGTTACGCAAGGAGTGTGCCACTCCTTTGCCTTTGCTGCGCCACGTGGCGGACGCCATGGCCGCCGATATGCGCGCTGGTCTCGCCGGGGATGGCGGGAGTGATCTCAAGATGATACTCAGCTACGTTGATAGCCTCCCAACTGG GAATGAGAAGGGCTTGTTTTATGCACTGGATCTTGGAGGCACAAACTTCAGGGTGCTGAGAGTACAACTAGGAGGCAAGGAAGAGCGTGTGATCGCCACTGAATTCGATCAAGTTTCGATCCCCAAGGATCTTATGTTTGGCACTTCCGAG GAACTATTCGATTTTATTGCTTCCGGGTTGGCAAAGTTTGCAGAAAATGAGGGTAACAAGTTTCACCTTCCAGCTGGTACAAAAAGAGAGATTGGATTCACATTTTCATTCCCTGTGAAGCAGACCTCAGTTGACTCTGGCATACTAATTAAATGGACAAAGGGCTTTTCAGTCTCTGGAACG GCAGGAAGAGATGTTGTTGCTTGTTTGAATGAGGCTATGGAAAGGCTAGGATTAGATATGCGTGTGTCTGCCCTG GTTAATGATACTGTTGGAACATTAGCTGGAGCAAGATACTGGGATGATGATGTCATGGTTGCTGTCATTTTAGGTACTGGAACCAATGCTTGCTATGTTGAGCGCGTCGATGCAGTTCCTAAACTACAGAATCATGCGTCTTCTTCTGGATCTACG ATTATTAACACTGAGTGGGGAGCATTCTCAAATGGTCTTCCGTTAACTGAATTTGATAGAGATATGGATGCTGCTAGTATCAACCCCGGTGAGCAG ATCTTTGAGAAAACAATCTCTGGAATGTATCTTGGTGAAATTGTAAGAAGAGTACTACTGAAGATGGCTGAAGCAGATGCGCTCTTTGGTGATCCAATCCTAGAAAAACTATCAACACCTTTTGCACTCAG GACCCCAGATGTATGTGCTATGCAGCAGGATACGTCTGATGATCTTCAAGATGTTGGATCAATCCTATACAATGTAGCAGGG GTTGAGTCCAATTTAAGTGCAAGAAAGATTGTGGTGGAGGTATGTGACACCATTGTGAAGCGAGGAGGGCGCTTAGCTGGTGCAGGAATAGTAGGGATACTGCAAAAGATGGAGGAGGATTCGAAAGGTGTCATCTTCGGCAAGAGAACAGTTGTCGCTATGGATGGAGGCTTGTATGAGAACTACCCTCAATACAGAACATATCTCAGCGAGGCTGTCACCGAGCTTCTAGGGGATGATATTGCAAAGAATGTTGTGATAGAGCATTCAAAAGATGGGTCTGGTATAGGGGCTGCTCTTTTGGCTGCTGCAAATTCCAAGTATCTATGA
- the LOC101309800 gene encoding gibberellin-regulated protein 11-like, translating to MMFRALIPQLLVSILIFQLVCTAVQVSNPPVGSPLSPKIDCDGACDVRCGLSSRPDECKRACGTCCARCGCVPPGTSGHYEACPCYWNMTTHGGRRKCP from the exons ATGATGTTCAGGGCTCTAATTCCTCAACTTCTCGTTTCTATTCTCATTTTCCAACTTGTTTGTACCGCTGTCCAG GTGAGTAATCCTCCGGTCGGATCCCCTCTTTCCCCAAAAATAG ATTGCGATGGAGCGTGTGACGTAAGATGTGGTTTATCGTCGCGGCCAGATGAATGCAAGAGGGCATGTGGGACGTGCTGTGCTAGATGTGGTTGTGTTCCACCCGGCACTTCCGGTCACTATGAAGCATGTCCTTGCTACTGGAATATGACCACTCACGGTGGAAGGCGCAAATGCCCTTGA
- the LOC101308537 gene encoding uncharacterized protein LOC101308537 isoform 1, which translates to MALLTFQPEATEPKKKKKHVQPQQQPPSKRSHHKQHSSSKKQQPPPQKPPSTSSWDHFKNLLTCKQIEGSRVHDPSKNAVGYSKLGSSCGSICSFKDVVHGNTTSRVVHRADNSPDSSSLGQETGLLSRKVASRSESGSASRSNRGGGAGYTSSNSSRGMQFRKLSGCYECHYIVDPSRYPVPRSTICSCPHCGEIFPKLESLELHQSIRHAVSELGVEDSGRNIVEIIFKSSWLKKDSPICRIERILKVQNTQRTIQRFEDCRDAVKNRALNSARKNPRCAADGNELLRFHCTSISCPLGARGSTNLCGSVPGCGVCTTIRHGFQGHGGGEVVGSKGVRTTASSGRAHDSLHCTDGRRAMLVCRVIAGRVRRVAEDAAEEEGVTASSSAGGTYDSVAGYAGVFSNLEELVVFNPRAILPCFVVIYKALDS; encoded by the exons ATGGCTCTTCTCACTTTCCAACCAGAGGCCACAGAGCCCAAGAAGAAGAAGAAACATGTCCAACCACAACAACAACCACCCTCTAAACGCAGCCACCATAAGCAGCACTCCTCCTCAAAAAAGCAGCAGCCACCTCCACAAAAGCCCCCCTCCACCTCTTCATGGGATCACTTCAAGAACCTCCTCACCTGCAAACAGATCGAGGGTTCCAGAGTCCACGACCCCTCCAAAAACGCCGTCGGCTACTCCAAGCTCGGGTCCTCCTGCGGCTCTATATGCAGTTTCAAAGACGTTGTTCACGGAAACACAACCAGCCGGGTTGTTCACAGAGCCGATAACTCGCCGGACAGTAGCTCGCTGGGTCAAGAAACCGGGTTGCTGAGCCGGAAAGTTGCATCCCGGTCTGAGTCAGGGTCAGCTTCTAGATCCAACCGCGGTGGCGGTGCTGGTTATACGTCATCTAATTCGTCTAGAGGGATGCAATTCAGGAAGCTCTCCGGGTGTTACGAGTGCCATTACATCGTTGACCCTAGCAG GTACCCAGTTCCAAGGTCTACTATCTGCTCTTGCCCTCATTGCGGTGAGATCTTCCCCAAATTGGAGAGTTTGGAACTTCACCAATCCATTCGCCATGCTG TATCGGAGCTAGGAGTGGAAGATTCCGGCAGAAACATCGTGGAGATAATATTCAAGTCGAGCTGGCTGAAGAAGGACAGTCCCATTTGCAGGATCGAACGGATACTCAAGGTCCAGAACACACAGCGCACGATCCAACGCTTCGAGGACTGCCGCGACGCCGTGAAGAACCGAGCCCTTAACAGCGCCCGAAAGAATCCCCGCTGCGCCGCCGACGGCAACGAGCTGCTGCGCTTCCACTGCACCAGCATCTCCTGCCCCCTCGGCGCGCGTGGCTCCACCAACCTCTGCGGCTCCGTCCCGGGCTGCGGTGTCTGCACCACCATCCGGCACGGCTTCCAAGGCCACGGAGGAGGAGAGGTTGTTGGCAGCAAGGGAGTGCGGACTACTGCCAGCAGCGGTAGGGCCCACGACTCGTTGCATTGTACGGACGGGCGTAGGGCAATGCTGGTTTGCCGCGTCATTGCCGGCAGGGTGAGGCGGGTTGCGGAAGATGCGGCGGAGGAGGAGGGTGTGACAGCATCATCATCAGCTGGTGGGACGTACGATTCCGTCGCCGGGTACGCCGGAGTGTTCTCGAATCTAGAGGAGCTGGTTGTGTTTAATCCGAGGGCGATACTCCCGTGTTTCGTAGTCATTTACAAAGCTCTTGACTCTTAG
- the LOC101307658 gene encoding snakin-2-like, giving the protein MMMNYSRLVFVSVLLMMMISLLVFSPVEADGVVVNNGQHASLLAKIDCGGACTARCRLSSRPNLCKRACGTCCQRCSCVPPGTAGNYDVCPCYATLTTHGGKRKCP; this is encoded by the exons ATGATGATGAACTACTCCAGGCTTGTGTTTGTTTCAGTTCTGTTGATGATGATGATTTCCCTTCTTGTTTTCAGCCCTGTTGAGGCTGATGGAGTAGTG GTGAACAACGGACAACATGCTTCACTCCTTGCCAAAATAG ACTGCGGTGGAGCGTGCACAGCGAGGTGTCGTTTATCGTCTCGGCCTAACCTGTGCAAGCGGGCATGCGGGACATGCTGCCAGCGTTGCAGCTGCGTTCCTCCCGGCACGGCTGGAAACTACGACGTCTGCCCCTGTTACGCTACCCTCACCACCCACGGCGGCAAACGCAAGTGTCCTTAA
- the LOC101308537 gene encoding uncharacterized protein LOC101308537 isoform 2 — protein MALLTFQPEATDHHKQHSSSKKQQPPPQKPPSTSSWDHFKNLLTCKQIEGSRVHDPSKNAVGYSKLGSSCGSICSFKDVVHGNTTSRVVHRADNSPDSSSLGQETGLLSRKVASRSESGSASRSNRGGGAGYTSSNSSRGMQFRKLSGCYECHYIVDPSRYPVPRSTICSCPHCGEIFPKLESLELHQSIRHAVSELGVEDSGRNIVEIIFKSSWLKKDSPICRIERILKVQNTQRTIQRFEDCRDAVKNRALNSARKNPRCAADGNELLRFHCTSISCPLGARGSTNLCGSVPGCGVCTTIRHGFQGHGGGEVVGSKGVRTTASSGRAHDSLHCTDGRRAMLVCRVIAGRVRRVAEDAAEEEGVTASSSAGGTYDSVAGYAGVFSNLEELVVFNPRAILPCFVVIYKALDS, from the exons ATGGCTCTTCTCACTTTCCAACCAGAGGCCACAGA CCACCATAAGCAGCACTCCTCCTCAAAAAAGCAGCAGCCACCTCCACAAAAGCCCCCCTCCACCTCTTCATGGGATCACTTCAAGAACCTCCTCACCTGCAAACAGATCGAGGGTTCCAGAGTCCACGACCCCTCCAAAAACGCCGTCGGCTACTCCAAGCTCGGGTCCTCCTGCGGCTCTATATGCAGTTTCAAAGACGTTGTTCACGGAAACACAACCAGCCGGGTTGTTCACAGAGCCGATAACTCGCCGGACAGTAGCTCGCTGGGTCAAGAAACCGGGTTGCTGAGCCGGAAAGTTGCATCCCGGTCTGAGTCAGGGTCAGCTTCTAGATCCAACCGCGGTGGCGGTGCTGGTTATACGTCATCTAATTCGTCTAGAGGGATGCAATTCAGGAAGCTCTCCGGGTGTTACGAGTGCCATTACATCGTTGACCCTAGCAG GTACCCAGTTCCAAGGTCTACTATCTGCTCTTGCCCTCATTGCGGTGAGATCTTCCCCAAATTGGAGAGTTTGGAACTTCACCAATCCATTCGCCATGCTG TATCGGAGCTAGGAGTGGAAGATTCCGGCAGAAACATCGTGGAGATAATATTCAAGTCGAGCTGGCTGAAGAAGGACAGTCCCATTTGCAGGATCGAACGGATACTCAAGGTCCAGAACACACAGCGCACGATCCAACGCTTCGAGGACTGCCGCGACGCCGTGAAGAACCGAGCCCTTAACAGCGCCCGAAAGAATCCCCGCTGCGCCGCCGACGGCAACGAGCTGCTGCGCTTCCACTGCACCAGCATCTCCTGCCCCCTCGGCGCGCGTGGCTCCACCAACCTCTGCGGCTCCGTCCCGGGCTGCGGTGTCTGCACCACCATCCGGCACGGCTTCCAAGGCCACGGAGGAGGAGAGGTTGTTGGCAGCAAGGGAGTGCGGACTACTGCCAGCAGCGGTAGGGCCCACGACTCGTTGCATTGTACGGACGGGCGTAGGGCAATGCTGGTTTGCCGCGTCATTGCCGGCAGGGTGAGGCGGGTTGCGGAAGATGCGGCGGAGGAGGAGGGTGTGACAGCATCATCATCAGCTGGTGGGACGTACGATTCCGTCGCCGGGTACGCCGGAGTGTTCTCGAATCTAGAGGAGCTGGTTGTGTTTAATCCGAGGGCGATACTCCCGTGTTTCGTAGTCATTTACAAAGCTCTTGACTCTTAG